TTGGGCAAGGCTTCTCTGGGCCACTCCTGGGTTTTAATGTAAATTGAGGAACCCAGGGCTCTACTCAGAGGGATTTTGGTTCCTTTCCCAGGGGTGAGTGAGGAGAGACTTAACCCTGTTTCCTTCCAGCCTCCCCTCTGCCTTCTTCCACAGAAGCCCTCTTTGGGAAGCCCCCTTTTGCCTCCAGATCATTCTCAGAGCTAGAAGAAAAGATTCGAAGCAATCGGGTTATTGAGGTGTGTCTTGCAGGGCATTGGCATCCACTGGGGATTGAAGGATTCAAAGCCCTAAGGTTTTTATTCCACTGGTACAGACTGCAGTCTAGGCTCCAAGCCTTTCATGGTGGTGGGGCATGGTCTGCAGTGGAAGCCTAGAGTCTGGTCCATTCCTGAAGATCTGGATCAGCCACAGCAGGAAATAAATGACCTCTGGGGAAAAGGCCATGATGAGCCAGACCCAGTCTTCTCATAGGCCAGGGCTAGAGGCAAGTTCCCATTTGATAGGGGCCTGGTAAAGGATGCTTAGCTCTCCTCCTGCTCATCACCAGGACCCGCCATGTTCTTTCCAGGTCTCAGATAATCCACTCACAAACATATACCCCTTACGGGAGTTCCTAAGGAACCTTGGGCTTTGGGCTCAGATGTCGGAACCCAGTGTGAAGTGGCCTTGATCTATTCCTCTGCAGCTCCCACTTCGGCCCCAACTCTCCTTAGACTGCCGTGACCTGCTGCAGCGGCTTCTAGAGCGGGACCCCAGCCGTCGAATCTCCTTCCAGGACTTCTTTGCCCACCCCTGGGTGGACCTGGAGCACATGCCCAGTGGGGAGAGCCTGGCACGAGCAGTAAGCAGACCGGTGGAGATAGGGTGGGCTGGGTCTCATTTGTCCACACTGGTGGTGAAATGGCCCACAGAAGCAGAGCTGGTGGGGTTCTGACTGTGGATCCTCCTACCCCCCAGACAGCCCTTGTGGTGGAGGCTGTGAAGAAGGACCAGGAGGGGGACACTGCTGCAGCCCTGTCACTGTACTGCAAGGCCCTGGACTTCTTTGTACCCGCCCTGCACTGTGAGGCCCAGACCATTCCTATAACCTGGGTGCAGAAGGGGCAGGAGTGGGGTCAGACTCCCCATTCAGTACGTTAGGGGAGATGATGCAGAAGATGAACCTGGAACTTGGTGTGTGAGGATTGCAGAGGGCTGACTGGGGGCAGGGGCTCCCATCCAGACTCCTCACATGAACCCTTCCCCTTCTGCAGACGAAGTGGATACCCAGCGGAAAGAGGCAATTAAGGCCAAGGTAGGGTGATCCCCCTAGGAGGAAATGGATGGCCATGGAAGGAGAGGACCCAGAGATCACAAGCCTCTGACAGATGGCACTCAGATTTGGAACCTCCTCCTCATAGGATAGGGCTGGGGGAAGGGTTGGGTCAGGTCATCTTGTTTGATGTCTGACCTGGGTAGTGTGAGGCAGTCACTGAGGACCAGAAGCAAACTTGGGTATGGGCACTGGCTAGGGGGACAGCCTTTAAGCCTCTTATTCTCTTACAGGTGGCACAATATGTGTCTCGGGCAGAGGAGCTCAAAGCCATTGTCTCCTCCTCCAATCAGGCCCTGCTAAGGCAGGGCACATCTGTCCAAGGCCTGCTGCGAGGTAGGCTTCAGTTCCTGATCCATGTTTAAGTCTTGGCAGGGAGACTGAGGTGGGCTTTGTGTGCAAAAACCACAGGCTGCTCCCCTCACCCTGAGCCTTTACTGTCATGTCAGAGATGGCCCGCGACAAGCCCCGCCTCCTCGCTGCCCTAGAAGTGGCCTCAGCTGCCATGGCCAAGGTTTGTGCTTACTGGGAGGAGTCCAGGTGGGATAGGAAGGAAATCAAGGGATAACATGGAATAGTGTTGCCCCTCTGGCTGTAGGAGGAAGAAGCTGGCAAGGAGCAGGATGCCCTGGACCTGTACCAGCACAGCCTCGGggagctgctgctgttgttggcAGGTAAGGCCCAGCACCATTTCTGCCCCTGCCACTGACTGCCCTGTCCTCACCATCTTCCCTCTCTTTACAGCAGAAGCCCCAGGCCGAAGGCGGGAGCTCCTTCACACAGAGGTACTCTGTGGGGATAGGAGTCAGGGAGGGTGTTTTCCTCTTTTTactcagcgtgtgtgtgtgtgtgtgtgtgtgtgtgtgtgtgtgtgtgtgtgtgtgtgtgtcctctttaGGTTACATATGGAGTCCCCTGTTCTTGGGTATTCTAAGACCCAAGGCTAGGGCTCAGAATAGTGAAGTCAgtattcactcaggacttcaggtCACTGGAAAAACCAAAAGTCTGCTGGCCTTCTGCAGTAGGGCCGGCTTCCTGAAGGAGGGAAGAAATAGAGGATCAGAGACAATGCATTCTAATGAGGCAGAGGACTCTAGGGAGCATCAGGGGTGAGGAGGCACTTGATTTGAAGCCCCCTCACTTCTGGACATGCCTTCTCTGGGCAGGTTCAAAACCTCATGGCTCGAGCTGAATACCTGAAAGAGCAGATCAAGGTGGGCATGGATGGGCCACACTGGGCAGTGGGTTGTGGGTTCTTCCTCTTTGTGGTGGTATGTTCACTGTGGCTTCTGAGTTTAGCTGGTCTGCCTTACCCTTTGCCCTACTTTACATCCCACAGATAAGGGAATCTCACTGGGAAGCTGAGACACTGGACAAAGAGGGGCTGTCGGAGTCTGTTCGTAGCTGTGAGTCCTGCCCTGGGGTCTGACAGCCCATAACAGGGTTATAGATTCTGCCTCTCTTGCCAGAGACCTAAGCCTGACTTCCCTTTCACCTCTCTTAGCTTGCACACTACAGTAACAACGGAAGGACTAGCGGATGGAACACAGGCCTAGAGAGAAGCTTTGTACCAACCCAGGTTCACACCTGTGCACCTGGGACCTTCCTGGATGAACACCTCCAAGATGGCCACATCCTAGTTCCCAGTGTTCCTCTGAACATTCTCCACTCCCGGAGGACATGGTGGCCAGTGTACTGTGCCGGGTGTACTAATCTCTGGGAGAATTACTTTAATATGACTTTGTTATTAGGTGACTGCTGGCCTAAGCCTGCTGGCTTCAGGACATCATCACACTGTGTTTTGCTCTGCAGAGAGGATATCATGCCTCTTCTGGGCacgtctgttttggtttttgttttttggggggagggtttttttttgttttttggggctggtttttgttttgttttgtttttgtttttttgttttttttttttttgtttgtttttcgagacagggtttctctgtgtagctttggagcctatcctggcacttgctctggagaccaggctggcctcgaactcacagagatcctcctgcctctgcctcctgagtgctgggattaaaggcgtgcaccacccacGCCTGGcacttctattctttccctgctACCAGGCAGCTGTCGTACTTGGGCCAGCCCTTCCTGGAAGCCTTTATTCAAACCCCACTCCCTTCTTGCACTGGAATGGACACTCCAATACCCCTCAGGGACTACCTGCCCTACAGTATGCACTCAGCCCTGCAGAACTCTCCAGTCTTCCTGGGAGTACACACCTGCCATCCTTTCAGTACTTACGACAATCCTTCATGCATGAAAGTCCTGTCCTTTGTAGGGGTGGGGCACATGTGAGAattccaggcttgtccctgcctTGGCACAGAGGAGGGGTCCTCCTCTCTCCTACTTGCAGCCCTCTTTGGGGGGGAATATGCCACACTAGCCATATAGTGGGCCCTGTGCTATAGCGGGGGCTTGGCTGGGCCTGGGTCTTCCCTTCTGTCCTATTAAGCCATGGGTACTTCCACAGCTTATAACTGCTGTGAGCTAGAGTTGAATTTACATATCTGGAATTAGTAGAGGGTTTCTTTTTTATCCCCTACCCCCAAATCATTATCTTGTTTCAAATTTTTGTGTTGAAGGCTGATATTTGAATAAGGAACAAGGAAGCTATTCTGCACCAGATAACCCCAAACCACAATTGGTGAGggtttctttttcatgtgtgtgtgtgtgggggggtgtgggtgtgtgtgggtgtgtcagGGGTTATTTCTAAAGTCAGAGACTTGGTGATTTCTAATCAATCATTCCACCCTTAACTGCCTCCTTAGGGCAAAGTGGAACATCCTCCTTGCTGGAAGCTGGATGTATGTAAAGAATGCATTTATTGTTTCTctattaaattattttccataCTTACATATCTCTTCTTGCCTtggaaaaatgggaaaaatggcCCTGCTCCTAACTCAGGAAAAGCTGGGGAACCTGACTAGGGTGGTCCCAAAGGCAAATGACAGTTGCACATCTGCCTTTAGTCTCTGGGGATCCAAGAGTTCCTGCTGACTGCCACCTTCTCAGCCCACCACCAGTGTGTTGGGGGCAAGGGTGCACAGGCCTGGGAGTCCAGCCATGCCCTTGCTCTGCATACCTCAGATTATGGCAGATGACAAGCCATCTAaaacactcctctctctctacaccaTCCCACACTGCACACTCCATGTCCTATTCATGTCCCAGGCCTTTCATTCCCCCATGATCTGGGCAAGTGAGTGAGCAGCAACCTGGATTTTAGGAAAAGGGAATCTTTTAGGGTTTCTTCTTCTCATTCCTAGTCCCCCAAAGATCTCTTGACTGGGGTAATTTCCAACAGTCTCTTGCCTCAATGATTCTTGGCCTATGACCATGATACAGGAGGGGCCAAGTCAGAAagcatgaattttcttttaagtcTTTGGCCTAGCCATTGGGGGGCAGTGTGGACCAGTGTTCTAGAGGGCAGAAGGAGCTGCTGAAGTCCTTGTCCAAATGCTTGAATTGTAAAATTAGGTTATTGTTTAGCCTTTATAAGGTAGTGTATTAAGGTCTGGTATATTGCATGAGGGCAATAAAGTTATTTTCAGATGTAGGGAGAAATACATACTTCAGATTTTCTCTGGAAATGGAGCAGATAAAAAGTTTCAGTAAGAAAAAttagggaaaggaaggagaggatgaATGGAGAAGAATGGCTGGGAGGGAGACAGGATAACAGGATGGGTGACGCCCACAGAAGGGTAAGCAGAGGGGCATCATGTCTTTAGAGCGTTGTTTAGTGTGGTAGCTGCACTGGCCAGCTGTCTACAAACAGGGGCCTGAAA
This genomic stretch from Cricetulus griseus strain 17A/GY chromosome 4, alternate assembly CriGri-PICRH-1.0, whole genome shotgun sequence harbors:
- the Ulk3 gene encoding serine/threonine-protein kinase ULK3 isoform X4, translated to MAGPGWGLPRLDGFILTERLGSGTYATVYKAYAKKDTREVVAIKCVAKKSLNKASVENLLTEIEILKGIRHPHIVQLKDFQWDNDNIYLIMEFCAGGDLSRFIHTRRILPEKVARVFMQQLASALKFLHERNISHLDLKPQNILLSSLEKPHLKLADFGFAQHMSPWDEKHVLRGSPLYMAPEMVCQRQYDARVDLWSTGVILYALFGKPPFASRSFSELEEKIRSNRVIELPLRPQLSLDCRDLLQRLLERDPSRRISFQDFFAHPWVDLEHMPSGESLARATALVVEAVKKDQEGDTAAALSLYCKALDFFVPALHYEVDTQRKEAIKAKVAQYVSRAEELKAIVSSSNQALLRQGTSVQGLLREMARDKPRLLAALEVASAAMAKEEEAGKEQDALDLYQHSLGELLLLLAAEAPGRRRELLHTEVQNLMARAEYLKEQIKIRESHWEAETLDKEGLSESVRSSCTLQ
- the Ulk3 gene encoding serine/threonine-protein kinase ULK3 isoform X3 — encoded protein: MAGPGWGLPRLDGFILTERLGSGTYATVYKAYAKKDTREVVAIKCVAKKSLNKASVENLLTEIEILKGIRHPHIVQLKDFQWDNDNIYLIMEFCAGGDLSRFIHTRRILPEKVARVFMQQLASALKFLHERNISHLDLKPQNILLSSLEKPHLKLADFGFAQHMSPWDEKHVLRGSPLYMAPEMVCQRQYDARVDLWSTGVILYEALFGKPPFASRSFSELEEKIRSNRVIELPLRPQLSLDCRDLLQRLLERDPSRRISFQDFFAHPWVDLEHMPSGESLARATALVVEAVKKDQEGDTAAALSLYCKALDFFVPALHYEVDTQRKEAIKAKVAQYVSRAEELKAIVSSSNQALLRQGTSVQGLLREMARDKPRLLAALEVASAAMAKEEEAGKEQDALDLYQHSLGELLLLLAAEAPGRRRELLHTEVQNLMARAEYLKEQIKIRESHWEAETLDKEGLSESVRSSCTLQ
- the Ulk3 gene encoding serine/threonine-protein kinase ULK3 isoform X2, with the protein product MAGPGWGLPRLDGFILTERLGSGTYATVYKAYAKKDTREVVAIKCVAKKSLNKASVENLLTEIEILKGIRHPHIVQLKDFQWDNDNIYLIMEFCAGGDLSRFIHTRRILPEKVARVFMQQLASALKFLHERNISHLDLKPQNILLSSLEKPHLKLADFGFAQHMSPWDEKHVLRGSPLYMAPEMVCQRQYDARVDLWSTGVILYASPLPSSTEALFGKPPFASRSFSELEEKIRSNRVIELPLRPQLSLDCRDLLQRLLERDPSRRISFQDFFAHPWVDLEHMPSGESLARATALVVEAVKKDQEGDTAAALSLYCKALDFFVPALHYEVDTQRKEAIKAKVAQYVSRAEELKAIVSSSNQALLRQGTSVQGLLREMARDKPRLLAALEVASAAMAKEEEAGKEQDALDLYQHSLGELLLLLAEAPGRRRELLHTEVQNLMARAEYLKEQIKIRESHWEAETLDKEGLSESVRSSCTLQ
- the Ulk3 gene encoding serine/threonine-protein kinase ULK3 isoform X1; this translates as MAGPGWGLPRLDGFILTERLGSGTYATVYKAYAKKDTREVVAIKCVAKKSLNKASVENLLTEIEILKGIRHPHIVQLKDFQWDNDNIYLIMEFCAGGDLSRFIHTRRILPEKVARVFMQQLASALKFLHERNISHLDLKPQNILLSSLEKPHLKLADFGFAQHMSPWDEKHVLRGSPLYMAPEMVCQRQYDARVDLWSTGVILYASPLPSSTEALFGKPPFASRSFSELEEKIRSNRVIELPLRPQLSLDCRDLLQRLLERDPSRRISFQDFFAHPWVDLEHMPSGESLARATALVVEAVKKDQEGDTAAALSLYCKALDFFVPALHYEVDTQRKEAIKAKVAQYVSRAEELKAIVSSSNQALLRQGTSVQGLLREMARDKPRLLAALEVASAAMAKEEEAGKEQDALDLYQHSLGELLLLLAAEAPGRRRELLHTEVQNLMARAEYLKEQIKIRESHWEAETLDKEGLSESVRSSCTLQ